In Drosophila teissieri strain GT53w chromosome 2R, Prin_Dtei_1.1, whole genome shotgun sequence, the following proteins share a genomic window:
- the LOC122613533 gene encoding muscarinic acetylcholine receptor DM1, which produces MEPVMSLALAAHGPPSILEPLFKTVTTSTTTTTTTTTSTTTTTASPAGYSPGYPGTTLLTALFENLTSTAASGLYDPYAGMYGNQTNGTMGFETKGPRYSLASMVVMGFVAAILSTVTVAGNVMVMISFKIDKQLQTISNYFLFSLAIADFAIGAISMPLFAVTTILGYWPLGPIVCDTWLALDYLASNASVLNLLIISFDRYFSVTRPLTYRAKRTTNRAAVMIGAAWGISLLLWPPWIYSWPYIEGKRTVPKDECYIQFIETNQYITFGTALAAFYFPVTIMCFLYWRIWRETKKRQKDLPNLQAGKKDSSKRSNSSDENTVVNHASGGLLAFAQVGGNDHDTWRRPRSESSADAESVYMTNMVIDSGYHGMHSRKSSIKSTNTIKKSYTCFGSIKEWCIAWWHSGREDSDDFAYEQEEPSDLGCTSMNVMRDNYSMGGSVSGVRPPSILLSDVSPTPLPRPPLASISQLQEMSAVAASTTANVNPSGNGNGNGALNNNNNSSHNGNGAVNGNGAGNGSGIGLGTTGNATHRDSRTLPVINRINSRSVSQDSVYTILIRLPSDGASSHAANGGGGGGAAGAGAAASTALSLQGDCAPSIKMIHEDGPTTTAAAPPLASAAAATRRPLPSRDSEFSLPLGRRMSHAQHDARLLNAKVIPKQLGKAGAGAVGGGVGGAHALMNARNAAKKKKKSQEKRQESKAAKTLSAILLSFIITWTPYNILVLIKPLTTCSDCIPTELWDFFYALCYINSTINPMCYALCNATFRRTYVRILTCKWHTRNREGMVRGVYN; this is translated from the exons atggAGCCGGTCATGAGTCTGGCATTGGCCGCCCATGGCCCGCCCAGCATACTAGAGCCGCTGTTTAAGACCGTAACCACGAGCACAACGACCACCACGACCACGACGACCagcacgacgacgacgacggcgagTCCTGCAGGCTACTCGCCAGGATACCCGGGCACCACCCTCCTGACCGCCCTGTTCGAGAACCTGACGTCCACGGCGGCCAGCGGGCTATACGATCCCTATGCGGGAATGTACGGGAACCAGACAAACGGCACCATGGGCTTCGAGACGAAGGGACCGCGGTACTCACTGGCCTCCATGGTGGTCATGGGCTTCGTGGCGGCGATTTTGAGCACGGTGACGGTGGCGGGCAATGTCATGGTGATGATATCCTTCAAGATCGACAAGCAGCTGCAGACGATCAGCAACTACTTCCTGTTCTCGCTGGCCATCGCGGACTTCGCCATCGGCGCGATATCGATGCCGCTCTTTGCGGTGACCACAATCCTGGGCTACTGGCCCCTGGGTCCCATCGTCTGCGACACCTGGCTGGCCCTGGACTACCTGGCGTCGAATGCGTCGGTGCTGAACCTGCTGATCATCAGTTTCGATCGCTACTTCAGTGTCACTCGGCCGCTGACGTACCGCGCCAAAAGGACCACCAATCGGGCGGCGGTGATGATTGGCGCCGCCTGGGGCATCAGCCTGCTCCTCTGGCCGCCCTGGATCTACAGCTGGCCCTACATCGAGGGCAAGCGGACGGTGCCCAAGGACGAGTGCTACATCCAGTTCATCGAGACCAACCAGTACATCACCTTCGGCACGGCACTGGCCGCCTTCTACTTCCCGGTCACCATCATGTGCTTCCTCTACTGGCGCATCTGGCGCGAGACGAAAAAGCGGCAGAAGGACCTGCCCAACCTGCAGGCTGGCAAGAAGGACTCCAGCAAGAGATCGAACAGCAG TGATGAGAACACGGTGGTGAATCACGCCTCCGGCGGCCTGCTGGCCTTCGCCCAGGTGGGCGGCAACGACCATGACACCTGGCGACGACCGCGCTCCGAGAGTTCGGCGGACGCGGAGAGTGTCTACATGACCAACATGGTCATCGACTCCGGCTACCACGGGATGCACTCGCGCAAGTCAAGC ATCAAAAGCACGAATACAATCAAAAAATCGTACACCTGCTTCGGCAGCATCAAGGAGTGGTGCATTGCGTGGTGGCACTCCGGTCGCGAGGACTCCGACGACTTCGCCTACGAGCAGGAGGAGCCTTCTGATTTAGG ATGCACCTCGATGAACGTGATGCGGGACAACTACTCGATGGGCGGCAGCGTGAGCGGCGTGCGGCCGCCCAGCATTCTGCTGTCGGATGTCTCGCCCAcgccgctgccacgcccaccgctcGCCTCCATTTCGCAGCTGCAGGAAATGAGTGCGGTTGCGGCGAGCACAACGGCGAATGTGAATCccagtggcaatggcaatggcaatggcgccctcaacaacaacaacaacagcagccacaacgGGAATGGCGCAGTGAACGGCAACGgggccggaaacggaagtggaaTCGGACTGGGAACAACCGGAAATGCGACGCATCGCGACTCGCGCACCCTGCCCGTTATCAATCGCATTAACTCACGGTCGGTGAGCCAGGACTCCGTGTACACGATACTCATCCGCCTGCCATCCGACGGAGCATCCAGCCATGCGGCCaacggaggcggaggaggaggtgccgCCGGTGCCGGGGCAGCTGCCTCCACAGCCTTGAGCCTGCAAGGCGACTGTGCGCCCTCCATCAAGATGATACACGAGGACGGGCCCACGACGACGGCGGCGGCTCCTCCTTTGGCAAGCGCCGCAGCCGCCACTCGACGACCTTTGCCCTCGCGAGACTCTGAGTTCAGCCTGCCCCTCGGACGGAGGATGTCCCATGCTCAGCACGATGCCAGGCTGCTGAACGCCAAGGTCATACCCAAGCAGCTGGGCAAGGCTGGGGCCGGGGCAGTGGGCGGCGGAGTGGGCGGGGCCCACGCGCTCATGAACGCCCGCAATGCggccaagaagaagaagaaatcGCAGGAGAAGCGGCAGGAGTCGAAGGCGGCCAAGACGCTGTCGGCCATCCTGCTGAGCTTCATCATCACGTGGACACCGTACAACATCCTGGTGCTGATCAAGCCGCTGACCACCTGCTCCGACTGCATACCCACGGAGCTGTGGGACTTCTTCTACGCCCTGTGCTACATCAACTCGACGATCAACCCCATGTGCTACGCCCTGTGCAACGCCACCTTCCGGCGGACCTACGTCCGCATCCTCACCTGCAAGTGGCACACCCGGAACCGCGAGGGCATGGTGCGCGGCGTCTACAACTAG